A region of the Vigna unguiculata cultivar IT97K-499-35 chromosome 9, ASM411807v1, whole genome shotgun sequence genome:
TCAAAAGCCCATGTTTCCACAAAAACCCACATCTGCAGTCGAAGATGAATAATAAATGAAAGGCGTCATAAGATATTAGGGATTATGAAACAGCAACCACTTACCAGATTAACCATTTCTTGTATCCTACCTGTATTCATTTTCTTTCAGTTACATAACTCGCATTCAATCTGCAGTTCTGTACATCAGAAATTTAATCCACAACGGTTATCTCTTCATGAAGCCAGCAAATATCCTGCAATGTCAAAAGAAAATGCAGAGAAAAAAGGATCAGAATAAACATGcataaataataacttaaaGATCTAGTAGATTAACAGTGCGGTTTTGTAAGGAATGTCATGGCAAGTTTGACGAacacttttaccactaaatgcATAAAGGAAGCACTTAATGTTaacatgtttaaaataattcGGCAAAATGTCATGGAAAGTTTATCCTTGTGTTGCTTTGTACTTCACAAAATTAGAGCAAGTGCAACAAACCATTTGGCATATGCTGTCTGATAATTGTAGAGCTTCTTGCCACCTACCAACCCTGGTAAGGCCTTTGATGAGGTAGACAAATGTGCTAAGCTCTGGAACAACACTCTTATTTGTCATGCTTGCATAAAGCTCAAAAGCCTTATCAACCTTATTAGCAAGGGACAGACTCTCAATTAAGgaagtatataaatatttgttggcAATTGCAAGGCTTGGAGATGATGAAATCTCCTCAAGTAGACTCAGCGCAACTTCCAATCTTCCAGCCTTGATAAAGCTATCAACCAAAATTCTGTATAAAGACTCCACTGGTGCTGATTCATTCTCATTCAGCTCATCTAAAAGCCCAATTGAGATTACAAACTCTCGATTAAAGCCCTCAATAATTTTACGGTAACTTGACAAATGCCTTGGCCAATACGTTTGTGTCATTTCATCTAGAAGTCTGTGTGCTTCATCAAGAACACCAGCAGAACAACAATGATTTATCAAGACCCTATAGGTTATAAAGTTTGGTGCACAGCCCTTTGAGCACATACGAGTATATAGCTCAAGACACTGTTCAATTTTTCCCAATTTCCCCAAGCCATCAATCATTGCAGTATAAGTTACGACATTTGGATAACAACCCACTTCTTCCATTTTAAGCATGAGCTTGTATGCTTCATCCGTCTTTCCAACTTTACAGAGGCCATCAATCATCTCTGTGTAAATAACAACATTTGGAGTGCAAGAATTTTCTAACATCTTGGATAACACTTTCAAAACAAGATCCAATCGTTTCTCTTTAAACAGACTATTAATTAAAGAACTGTAAGTGTATAAATTCGGACTATATCCACGCTCTGACATCTTTACAAACACCTCCCGTGCACTTTCAAGCTCTCCAGTCTTGCAAAACCCATCTATGAGAGCATCATACACTATTTGGTTAGGTTCACAACCATTAATAGACATGGTATCCAATAATTCACGGGCTTCTTTAACCCTGTTTGCTTTGCATAAACCATCCACCAAAGCCCCATATGTAATAATATTTGGTGTTTCACGGTCATTGTTATCTAGCTTAAAATACATGTCCATGTCAGAGCATTCCATGTCACCTTGCATTCTGGCATAGATCTGGCAAGCTTTATCAATCTGCCCAGCCTTACAATGACCATCAATTAAAGCTGTATACGTAACAACATTAGGCTTGCAACCTTCCACCAACATCATCTGAAATAGTTTATTTGCATCAAGCACCTTTCTTGCTTTCAGATATGCATGAATAAGAGCAGTGTAAGTCACTACATTCGGAATGCATCCGTCTCTCAACATTTCATCAAACCACTTCTGAGCCTGTTGAATAAGACCAGCTTTGCAAAAGCTAtcaattaaaatagtataagtATAAACACTGGGAACAATGCcattctttttcatttcttcaaaCAACAAAAAAGCCTTCTCTACCTTGGAGGCATCACAAAGAAAACCAATCACTTTAGAATATGTAGTATCATCAGGAATGAAACCCTTGCTCATCATTTCACATATAATCTTAAAGGCTTTATCAAACTTTCCAGCTCTACAAAGACACCGTGCAAAATTGCTGACATTTACCTTATTTAACACCACCCCTGAATCTAACATTTCACTGTAAGCCTTTTCAGCCAATTCCAGCAAATCTGAGTCGGGCAGCTCCTCGTTGCTGCATATACTACCAATGAATATATTATAAAGCAGATAGCTGGGCTGGCACCCACAGTTATCCATTTTCCTAAACAACTTATAGGCATAAGAGTAATCCCTGGATTTACAATAAGCATGTACAAGAGAATTAAACATCTCCCGATTAGGATAACAGCCTTCTGTCATCATCATGCTAAGAATTCTCTTACACCTGCCCAGCTGCCCTTTCCTCAAACAACCAGAAACCAAAATTCTATATGTGACAACATTGGGAATGCAGGAATTCAACCGCATTCGATCCAAGATTTGCATAGCTTCTTCAAAACGCGAAGCTTCGCACAACCCGGAAAGCATCCTATTATAAAAAACTGTGTCAGGCACAAACTCCTCCTTCTCAATCAAACTCAGCGCATCCCCACACCTCCCCGCTTTGCAGAGAGAATAGGCAAAGCAACTGAGAGTATATCCATCCATGAAAAACCCAGAGTTGGACATCTCTTTCTGAACCAAGTAAGCAGTATCTAACTTATCAGCCCGAAGAAAAACCTGAATCAAAGCATTATAAGTGGTAGGAGAAGCCTTGAACCCGAAATCCTTAAGCCTCCCCAACTCTTCCAACGCCACATTCCACATCCCATTCCTGCAACACTTTTGAATGAGAAAATTGAGCAACTTCCGAAGCAGCACCCTATCGTCATCCCTAATTTGCATCAAAAACATGTCGGACACTCTTTCATTAACGTCATTGCAACACAGTAACTCAATCAGTGTATTGTACACCACAGGAGTGTGGGTGTAACCGATTTGACGACTCGCCCACAGAAAAAACTCGACGCACAGCTCAGGGTGTTTAACGAGATTCATCACCTCAACAACCAGAGACTCGCTTAGCTTACCCCGAAATTGCCTCAAGAAATTTTGGGTTTCGGAGCCAAACCCGTTTCTGATTGCGTTGGACATGGATACGGCGTCGTTAGAGGAGTCACCGGAGTGGGTGGAGGAATTGAGCAAAGAGTTGCGGAGGAATGCGTAGTGTTGCGACAACTGGAGGGAAGAATCGTTCGAAGAAGTTTCATCGTCGGAGGGAAGAAGACCTGGGAGAGGGTGGTGTGAGGAATTGGAGCAGTGTTGTTTTGGGTGTAAAAAATGCAGAGAACGAGAGAGAAGATGGTTCAACTCTCTCTTCTTCATAATCATCAATCAAAATCAACAATACACTCACGAACCAACCAACCCTTTGTTTTAGGGTTTAAGAGAGAGAATCAAACAAGATAAAACCCTTGGAGCAACGAAAGATAACTCCATTGCATTCTCAAACAACTGATGatcatttgaatttttatttttttactgttaaagttacaatttttaattttgtgttgttattgGATGGTTTCATCTTCTTAATCgagagataaaaagaaattttaaaacaacgCTTCACACGTTACATTACATGCGCACTATGATTACATATAACATGTACCTAacgtatataaaataatttgatcttaaAAACTTTAGAGATTTACATGGAAAGTCTTATTTTTTAGGGTACTTGTGATAATACTTAATACagtttttaaatatgtttttaatctatGAGTGTGTGTCATGattaattctttattattttttcctcATATGGTATGATTagtaatcattatttttagtatttataaaataagagaaTTTTAGCTtctattcatataaaatattttttcttcaacattttGAATTACTACGTTTTGTCTTTAATATCcattttaagataaataaatgaagtttattctacgtataatatgattttaaaatgaCAAATATTGATAATATATCATAGACGTGGTTGGAAATGGCCAATTAGTCACTTGTTTCACATTTGAAGTGTCACATAAATTGAACGTAGTGATTTTCaattctataataaaaaataaacagattttttatatagattaaaataaatagaaaacactatttttcaggaattaaaaaataaatttactttctttaacaatgaattttacaaacaaatttttgaatttaaattttacaaaaataaaattactatttcataaaaaaaaaattaatcacaatttttttttataatgtcatTCTGACGAAGCtgagaaaaaaaggtttaagttagacaaatttaatatatatctcTATCGTATAATGATGGTGTAAATGTACATTTATAGActtttaaacaattattatcCACCTTATCATTTAAAAGTAGTAGGATAGAAGgttttattaaataagataaaataaaattaaggttTTTTTATCTTAAGTAGACTTGAAGTCCAATATCCAAAGTCAAATATAATCCATCTCTTGTACTTGTTCTAAGACTGACTAAGAAGTATCTCTAGACCAAAGACCAAACTTATATTTATGTTCTTGTATGGAATGATAGATTTGAGGAAGTTAAAGAtttaaggtaaaaaataaaagttacacagtgtttggataaagaaaaaatagtatgAGAAATGtaagacaataaaaaagaattgtgAAAGTTTACGAAGaattttgttgatgtgaatgataaaaaaattattttggtaaaTGAGATTGTAAGATGATCAAATTGTCTTTGATGTAAaacttattattgttattgttattatttagtaatattattaatttttttattattaaacaatcAGGTAGTAATATAAGAAGTGAAGCATGAAAAGCAAGAAAGAGGAACAATACAGAAGCCATGCACATTCTGCAATTCAAGTGGAACATTTTAATAATCATGACGAAGACTTTTATTGTCTAAAATACAACAACGTTCTACAAGCCCCTGTGTACATATTCTGCATCTGATACCAACACATACACTGCTATTCTTACACCAGCATAATTAAATTACCTCCATTCGATATTCTGCAGTTATTTCATTTCTATatttattgttctattttaatGCTGTAAGACAGAATTTTTCAAGGGACGAAACGGTTGCTAACAGGTTACGTATATAAGCACAATGAAAAGTGGACCAAAAAAAGCGTTAGATGACCATGTATACCTTTATACAATCAGTCTCAAACTATCGTTGTAGTGATTTTTAAGTAGTTATTGTAATAATAAACAATACTTACACACAATGCTATGATTAAATGacagaaaatatatatagtctatttttaaaatatgcatACACAGCTACTGCAACTATATACGCATGCAGGAAAACATGCACTCTTCCATGATTAGGATTAGACGCAGGAATAATAAGTGAACAGAACTTCAAACCCTAAGAAAGATCATTGTTATATAGTGTTTCAGAGACGtaggaaaaataaattaaactttcctctaatttttaatatgtacGGAACTTTTTCGGTGTCAGTGAATATATGTTTGTGCAACTTCCCACATCAGAAGCGGCTTTATGTATTTGATTTATTCATACACGATACTTCACAgaaaacttaaaagaataatGGAAAACAGcaaatataatttacaaaaaatggtTTTTAAATGGTAAACGTAAGAGttacaaaacaaaaactgaGACACCTTTATTGTTGTTTCAGAGAAGCCGCTATCTTCTTATGGACGAGCTCCACTCCTAGACGTGGGGACAATCGCGGTAAAGCCACCTGGAAGACAGTACAAAATTTACTCAGACAGAATCATTCCATCTCTATAGTTGGAGTTGGACCATAAAATCAGAAACTAGTAGGACTAAAAAACTTTTAATGAACTGGTTTCCTTCACCAAAGATAATTGTCCTAGTTCAGTTGGGAAACATTTTAGGTTGGGCTGAACGAATGATCACCAGACATATTTTGAAAAGACAACGCAGAAATTGATGTGTGTGATGGATCTCTCTGAAAACCAAAACAGAGAGAAATCTTTCTCCATGTTGGCCCATCTAACCTAAGGCAATCAAACACGACACAACCTTACAAAGGAAATTATGGACCAAAAAAGACCTTACAACCGATTTAATCTTTATGACATGAGAATACGGGTGTCATTAATAAAATGTAACAGATTAGGTCTGCACAACTTTGATTGATCGTGTTGCGCATATTTTTGTACTGAATTCtttaaccataatttttttttccatgaatTCAAAAGGTCCTAAAATCAAGTGTATCCAAATCTAAAATCAAGTGAATCAAAATGCtttgtgttggaagtctcacgtTGACTAGAGACAAGACAATTTCATACTATATAAATGAGATgcaaatctcatcttacaagtcggttttgtggagttgaattaggcttaaaactcacttctaacatggtatcagagtcattaTTTAAAAAGCCTATCCTAACGAGATTTCTTGGACATTTTGTTCCACCCGCTATCGGGCCGCTAACAGACCACCCATTAATTTCTAGTCCCGTGAAATGTACATACCTCAAcgtgagggggtgtgttggaagtctcacatcgactacaGATACACATCGACTacagataagacaatttcatagtatataaggagggtgcaaacctcaccttgcAAGCtgattttgtgaggttgagttagacttaaagttcatTTTTCTTAACACTTTGAATTAGCTTTGGACATGAATAAGTTACAAGCAGTACAACACCTTGTGACTTAGAAACACCATCTTGTTCAACCCTAAGCCAATTTAAACCCgcataaaaatctagaaaaaacACTTTTATGGATGATACAAAATGAATGACATAATTGGCTAGGTTTTATCCTATCAATTGCCGTGGAGGTCTACAAGGGACTTGAAAAGGACTTTGGCATGCtagaaaataaactaaaaacaagACATCTATATTTTGAAActggaataaataaaatatgttatggtGCTTTTATAACGGATCCTAAGCTACTCTTACCTGCATGACTCCAATGTTGAAGGCTCGGTACCATATTTGTAACTTCAAGAATAATTAACAATGAAGTACCAACATCAAGACACAACTAAagtctaaaatatatatataatgtgatCAACATGAGAGAAATCCAAATGGATGATTAAGATTCTTACATATTCATCTTAAAAGAAGCTGTTAAATTCTTGAATAAATCATCTCACCAAAAAAACTTACAAAGATTCcatcattgaaaaaaaatacaaaaaaaatatataacttcaaGGTTAAATTAGCATACTTCAAGGATTCCTTTGTCATCAATTGATCCAAATTTATCTTGTTCAATGTCTCATATTTTAGTTTTCTCTCGATGGTATTGTGGGAAGTTCTTGAAAGAAAACGAGAATTACTATAAACAAAATCTAAATCTTTTCCAAGCCATCTTATTTCTTTTGATAAGATGAAAGAGTACTTTGCTCTAATTTCATTCACATGAACATGGTTGTCCAAACAGTTTTAAagacaaacttttaaaatataggtGCATGCACACCATGATTTAGTCATTAAGCTTTGCACACCTATTTGACATCTATATCCCAAAGTCAACATTAACAAAGTCTTATCTGCCTTGAGAAAAGTTTACACATTCCACATTAACATGTCTCCTTACATCCACATTAACAAAGTACCAATTGAACCATTTTGTCCTTTCAAAAATAagttccatatctttttatgtGAATGATTAAATAGATTTCCCTCCCATTGAGATATAGAAGTTACTCTTCAAAGAACAAAATGGTTCCGAAAGTGCTTTGTTGACTTGGAAGAGAAAACTTGTTGATGACTCTTTGAGAGATGGAGTTCAAATGGATGCAAAATTTTGGTGACAACTTCATAGTGCTCAAGCACCAATAATTCAAGAGGTTGCCACTAAACTTCATGTTGTGAAAGACATTGGATTACTCGctctttcaattattttatcaaaagaaATATGACATCTCATAAAGCAAAGAATCAAGTATAGGTTCATGGAAATCTGTCTCCTTTCAATAAATTCCAACAATACCTTcaacataatattaaaacacGGCTCACTAAACAAGATGGTTTGAATCACTAGATGATAATGgaattttttaagttattaatttttccCTTGATGAACCAAAGTTACAAGTTGTGTTTTCAACAAGGATGATGATTAAGAAGGAAAGGGAAAGGCTTAGATAGATTAAGATTAGCAAGTAGTTTCTTCGGACTTTTCTTTGAGGAATGTTAGCAACACCCTCCAACATTCAATCTACCATTGGttgaaattaattgaaaatcataaattttggagagtctcatttctcattttggAGAGTCTCTCTCCTTATTTAAATGTGAGACTCACTAGAATTTGTAGTTTCAAATAAATTCTAGACAATTATAAAAGAGTCTTAAAACGAGTGTTGCTAAcactcttatttttcttttcaacaatGGTATCTCTTACTACTTTGGTGAGGAATCAAAGAACTTAACATCTTGTTTtaagatgaaaatataaatcttaatcattaatttagatttttttttcatgctattcatatgttatatatatacaaatatatacacAGATATATCACGTCTCTATGTCCTATTTGTTTAGGCTTTAGTTGAGTTCTTGTTGGTgttatatcaaatatatttcatatgcCTACAGTTCAGTATCTACCTGCACAATAGCCAATGGTAACACCCTAGGTACTCGGTACTATAATCACCACGTGCAATAAATTACATCTAAATctaaatgttaaacaaaataCAGACAAAGTATCAATGTAACAGCCGATTATCCAACAGTTAAGGTTCGAATAATGTACAAACACCAATACAGTGAAGAGGAGAAATCCGACTGGAAAGGCAAAACTGGCAAACTAAGTACTATAACAAAACCATGACATAATAGTGAAAATTAGAGGGGAAATGGGCTTAATAGGGAGCCAAGCAACGATGCTAACAAATTGGAACAACACAAATTGGAACAACGAAGACTCAGATGAAAAGTCAGAAGATCGTCAATAGTGGTCAACAATAAGCTGACTCCAAACTAGACGGCTGCATGTTATGTTGGGGAAAGCAAGGATGAATAATTGTGGTATCAAATTCAAAAACCAATTGTGGTAGGTTTGCAAATAGGGAATACAAATACTTGAAGGAGATAAAAATCTTCCAAGAGTCAAGTAATTCAGGACTTAATAAAACCAAAAAGTAGGAGTGGTTTCATAGTGTTTGTATTTAGTATTATTGGAAAAAACTGCAAGAGAAATCAGCCAGTCAAAGATGCTATTCAAATCACCAGGAAAATTCTTTGTCCTACTACTGATTGCAGGTTTGCATACAAATACAGGCATCAAACTTTAACTACTTAAAGACATCATGAACACCAAGGAATAACTAACTAGCGGGGGACACACACTTCTACAGAGAAACAGGCGTCCCTGCTAAATCACAATTCAGAGAAATTAGGCACTGCCTACCTTGTAAGTCTTCACCAATGAAAATCAGATGCAATAACCTAGGTCTTCGGGGCAGAAATTGTCCCAAAACAACCACTTTTAAGCCTAATTTTTTAAAGCAAGTCCCACcctttcaattttcattcccACCTAAAATTTTCTAGTTCCACCCACATCAATGCGAGTAGTAGCCCCCACTATGTTGAATTAAAGAGCTTTATAATCATCAATGAGTGCCCTAAGAATGAAGAAGAGTAGTGTGCGTAACGGAACAAACCTCTGTGCCATCGGAAAGCACCTTAGCCAACACGGGTATCTCATATTGATAGGCATTTTCCCACACGGGATTGCTGGTTATATCCCTTATCTGagagaacaaaagaaaacatcaaataaaaaaccTCGTACTCATAGTCACCCATAAAACAACCAACGTGAGAGGAAGACATATGCCTGCAAATCAACGTCGTTAAGTGAATCGGGACCGGGGAGTAAGAATGCAGCGTGAAGCTTCTCTTTAAGACCATCGCACAAACAGCAACCGGGTTTCGAGTAGAGAACGAGCTTTCTAGAAGGTTCggcagaagaagatgaagacgaGAGAGGTCTGAATTTGAAAGCCTTTCGTCCTCTAAACAACAAAAGTGGCGATGGCCTTGCTACTGCAAACGCTCCGAAAGCACTTCCCACTACCATGCTTCTTCTCTTCCACACAACACAATACAACACTCCCAAAACTCAAATTTTCTCTCAGCTTATAAAAGcccaatttattttattttgggcttttaCTTGTAATTTCCACTTTGAAATCAATCACTTCGTTAATCCTCCTCTTAACTTGAAAgttaaactgtattatttatatttctttaacatAATTTGACTTGTTGAGTTTAATTTCCGTGTGTCAATTTTTTCACagttaattaattagaaatcaTACTAgatctaatttttaaaatatttacaccATATCTGTATAAGTTATTTTGCCTTTTGATAATATTTCCTTGAACAACACAGCatgattttcaatttcaaatgtGACTGGTATGCGTTTTTTGTTCTACACAAGTAGTCTATCAACCATTGTTATGCTCGGAATATGACTCTCTTCAATGctataattgttttcaaattggTTCGTATGAATCTCATTGAAAGACCATGTTAAGTTTGTTAAACAATGATGTGTTCAGAGATTACCTTTATCAATAAATTACTTCAATAATCTGTTTCAAAAATTAATCTTGATctgtttcaaaaaataataggGATGAGGTATGTTTGTAAAActtctatttattttgtatatatagaGAGAGGGTGAGAGATAGAAAGATGTAAAGATAAAATCAACACTATATGTAATGTGGTTTTTGAGTTATCACAAATagtaaacataattaaatgtcgAGTTTTAATTAGGATGAGCATATGCGAAAATggaataatttaaaagtaattttttaatgtgAGTCCTAGAAACATGCTTCTAGTATCTCGAATAAATCATGCTGAGTTAATGTCAaatgcatttatttttattatcacatAAACAACATTAAATTCCTAATTATAATTAGAAAGAGCATCTCAAAACggaaatttttaaaagaattcctttgagtatattttttattatgaatccTATAGAAATGCTTTTAGTATCTTTGATAGAAGgtactttataaaatgaaattattgtcTTGGAATAGACTACACATTCTGTGTATAAACATTTTCTACAATTTTAaacatcttttatatatatatatatatatatatatatatatatatatatatatatatatatatatatatatatatacaatactttattaaaataatattttattcatgaaCAACTGGTATAGAAAATGTTCTTACCAttgaaattgaatataaaaaaactcCTTTTTGAAAAACtcgatttaaaatattattcttacTAATAAGCGTAAAAAACTCTCCTTAGGCATGCTCCATAAAgtaataaaactataataagaaaatacaaATAGGTTAACCTGTAGTAGTGCATAATAAACCTGTATACCGGTAATTACGTTGCTTATTACTACAGGCAACACTTCAGTGgtataaatattcaattaaatcaCCTTAAACTTCGTACAATTAATATCTTCAGAAAGAAAAGTTATTACAATTAATGCATATCAAACATTTGTGCACAAACAAACATTTCAACCACAGCTCTACACATTTGTTCTTTCATTTCATCAATATCACACGCTTCACTCAAAACATTTGCTTAGGTTGAAGTCTATCCCTTCTAGAAAAAACAGGGTATATATCAGTCCCTTTCAGGGGAAATCATTTGCAGCAAATACTTTGAACTGTGAATGCTTTTTCCAATTGACAACTGCTGAAGGAACTCATATGCATAATAGCTGCTCAATAATCAAAACCAGTTACCATCATTCGATTAGCTCCAAGAAAGAAAGAACCAAACTCTCCAATTTCCGCATAGCCCTTGCAGGGTCAACCCACAAACCCCAAAAGGATTCATAAGAAGAAAAACTATACAATGTTGGAGTCATCTCAAAAACTTGAGAAAACAATCTGCTGTGGGTAAGTGTCACAATAAAGCAATATCTATATGAGCTTCTTCTTCCGAAAGAAACGCTTCAGATACCACAGCTGCAACACGGCAACACAGATGCATATGCCAAGAGATACGATACTGAACCAAGCCACTCTAGCATTTGTTGTTTCACTAACCTCCCTCATCTCCTCTTCCCTGTGTCAATGTCCaagagaagagaaaaggaaGTTTTGAAATGTATTAATCAATACAATGAATGCTTCGCAATAATTTCATAGCAGTTATGTTACTCAGTCACACATCACCACCACTGTTACGTAGTGCAGCTATTTCGAAGAACCAATCATAAGGCATCATATAAATAGATAGCATCCTACTAAATACAGCTGAAATCAAGCATGAACAGAAGAGATTTACctattcttcaaataaattagattctcccgGATGGCTTCCACGGCCCCTTCAAGTTTCCTTAGCTCAAGTTCAACACCCTAAAACCAAAACCAATGCCATAAAAGATACAGATAAAAATGCATTGTACATATTACAAAGGCAATGATAGAGAATGAATGATACCTTAAATTTATGTAGGCTAAACTATTCAACTGGTCTCCAtagttatttctatttttagtcTTTCCATGAGAAACAtgtaacacacacacacacttatGTCCATAAAgctaatatcattaaaaaaattgactaTGAAAAACTGCTACAAAAGCTTTCTGTCAGTGATAAACTAGTACAATAAATTGTAGAATAACTCAAATGTAGAATTTGTTCATGTACAGACTTAAACCTCAAATGGGGTTAAGGGGAAAAACTGAATAGTTATTTATCACCTCTATCTTTTCCTTTCTTGCAACGGAGTCCCAATCTTTGGCAGCGATTCCAGTTTTCCAT
Encoded here:
- the LOC114162162 gene encoding uncharacterized protein LOC114162162 is translated as MVVGSAFGAFAVARPSPLLLFRGRKAFKFRPLSSSSSSAEPSRKLVLYSKPGCCLCDGLKEKLHAAFLLPGPDSLNDVDLQIRDITSNPVWENAYQYEIPVLAKVLSDGTEVALPRLSPRLGVELVHKKIAASLKQQ
- the LOC114163803 gene encoding pentatricopeptide repeat-containing protein At1g06710, mitochondrial, translated to MIMKKRELNHLLSRSLHFLHPKQHCSNSSHHPLPGLLPSDDETSSNDSSLQLSQHYAFLRNSLLNSSTHSGDSSNDAVSMSNAIRNGFGSETQNFLRQFRGKLSESLVVEVMNLVKHPELCVEFFLWASRQIGYTHTPVVYNTLIELLCCNDVNERVSDMFLMQIRDDDRVLLRKLLNFLIQKCCRNGMWNVALEELGRLKDFGFKASPTTYNALIQVFLRADKLDTAYLVQKEMSNSGFFMDGYTLSCFAYSLCKAGRCGDALSLIEKEEFVPDTVFYNRMLSGLCEASRFEEAMQILDRMRLNSCIPNVVTYRILVSGCLRKGQLGRCKRILSMMMTEGCYPNREMFNSLVHAYCKSRDYSYAYKLFRKMDNCGCQPSYLLYNIFIGSICSNEELPDSDLLELAEKAYSEMLDSGVVLNKVNVSNFARCLCRAGKFDKAFKIICEMMSKGFIPDDTTYSKVIGFLCDASKVEKAFLLFEEMKKNGIVPSVYTYTILIDSFCKAGLIQQAQKWFDEMLRDGCIPNVVTYTALIHAYLKARKVLDANKLFQMMLVEGCKPNVVTYTALIDGHCKAGQIDKACQIYARMQGDMECSDMDMYFKLDNNDRETPNIITYGALVDGLCKANRVKEARELLDTMSINGCEPNQIVYDALIDGFCKTGELESAREVFVKMSERGYSPNLYTYSSLINSLFKEKRLDLVLKVLSKMLENSCTPNVVIYTEMIDGLCKVGKTDEAYKLMLKMEEVGCYPNVVTYTAMIDGLGKLGKIEQCLELYTRMCSKGCAPNFITYRVLINHCCSAGVLDEAHRLLDEMTQTYWPRHLSSYRKIIEGFNREFVISIGLLDELNENESAPVESLYRILVDSFIKAGRLEVALSLLEEISSSPSLAIANKYLYTSLIESLSLANKVDKAFELYASMTNKSVVPELSTFVYLIKGLTRVGRWQEALQLSDSICQMDICWLHEEITVVD